One window from the genome of Candidatus Cloacimonadota bacterium encodes:
- a CDS encoding response regulator, whose product MKGKIFLLEDIEQIAEHYKKMLQKEGYKVQIALNSTSFFRIYENFKPDLILLDIILKNSEMNGIEVFQELQKRKD is encoded by the coding sequence TAAAATATTCCTTTTAGAAGACATCGAACAAATCGCAGAGCATTATAAAAAGATGCTCCAGAAAGAAGGATACAAAGTGCAGATAGCATTGAACAGCACGAGTTTCTTTAGAATTTATGAAAATTTCAAACCGGATCTAATTCTGCTGGATATTATCCTGAAAAACAGCGAAATGAATGGAATCGAAGTATTTCAGGAGTTGCAGAAAAGAAAAGATT